The Bombus terrestris chromosome 4, iyBomTerr1.2, whole genome shotgun sequence genome has a window encoding:
- the LOC100647711 gene encoding zinc finger CCCH domain-containing protein 11A isoform X1, which yields MFRTKCKEHDHSSFYRFLQMEHSHKNTDCYFFYYSTCTKGDNCPFRHEPSALGCETMCVYWKQGKCFDEHCNFRHMELRKNRKSIPCYWETQPGGCRKPHCSFMHKNARTITNDPINPVKNFDLTSKTMNQEWSNRQDDTKYDGSSTESDQGRGSSEAGSFIGSPAVDPLIVKFEEESDNESVPSPVKPQLRVPYCKTYEEIRLEEIQAESAAYYSYKAEDYQSDASDGKIKTRRTKQICRYLPMRNDSSDKKELDFEVLSLDEIRRRKYKGFEENKIRSTESMDSINTKESTECLKDAVETEAEFKEAISVRGVKRHLKNVEEDTSKCKVKCNNDRSAISSSVPPVKLRRSPKRLSLLHSEERDGKIGQEEPIEEKKEGFGRNSPESSSIERLNESNSTSSNSRPRKNEVEVRLCDSSTNEDQVQLEISEEKKSVDTYNVVDSKEADSLLNENEEDYLTLDTSSDDILKDIDALLKDKTWRRS from the exons ATGTTTCGCACAAAGTG TAAAGAACACGATCACTCATCTTTCTATCGGTTCTTGCAAATGGAGCACAGTCATAAGAATACCGACTgttattttttctattactcAACATGCACAAag gGTGATAACTGTCCATTTAGACATGAACCATCTGCCTTGGGTTGTGAAACAATGTGCGTATATTGGAAGCAGGGCAAATGCTTTGATGAACATTGTAACTTTAGGCATATGGAATTAAGA AAAAATCGCAAGTCGATCCCATGTTATTGGGAAACACAACCTGGCGGTTGTAGAAAACCACACTGTTCATTTATGCATAAAAATGCTCGTACAATTACTAATGATCCTATTAATCCagtaaaaaattttgatttaacaTCAAAAACAATGAATCAAGAATGGTCAAATCGTCAAG ATGACACAAAATATGATGGTAGTAGTACTGAATCAGATCAAGGTAGAGGAAGCAGTGAAGCAGGCAGTTTTATTGGCAGTCCAGCTGTTGATCCTCTTATCGTCAAATTTGAAGAAG AATCGGACAATGAAAGTGTACCGTCTCCGGTAAAGCCGCAGCTGAGGGTACCATACTGCAAAACATACGAGGAGATTCGTCTGGAGGAGATTCAAGCCGAAAGCGCCGCCTACTATTCCTATAAGGCTGAAGACTATCAAAGTGATGCTAGTGACGGGAAGATCAAGACCCGTAGGACCAAACAAATCTGTCGGTATCTGCCAATGCGCAACGATTCGAGCGACAAAAAAGAATTGGACTTCGAGGTTCTCTCATTGGATGAGATTCGTCGCCGAAAATACAAAggttttgaagaaaataaaatcagAAGCACAGAATCGATGGATTCAATCAATACAAAGGAATCGACAGAATGTCTGAAAGACGCCGTAGAAACAGAGGCTGAATTTAAAGAAGCAATTTCTGTTAGAGGAGTGAAGAGACATTTGAAAAATGTAGAAGAGGACACTTCTAAGTGCAAAGTGAAGTGTAATAACGATCGTAGCGCCATCTCGAGCAGTGTGCCGCCTGTGAAGCTCAGAAGATCTCCAAAGAGGTTAAGTTTGCTGCACAGTGAAGAACGAGATGGAAAAATTGGTCAAGAGGAGCcaatcgaagaaaagaaagaaggattTGGTAGAAATAGTCCCGAATCAAGTTCTATAGAAAGATTGAACGAATCAAATTCGACGAGTTCGAATAGTAGACCTAGGAAGAATGAAGTTGAGGTTAGATTATGTGATAGCAGCACGAACGAGGATCAGGTGCAATTAGAAATAAGTGAAGAGAAGAAATCGGTTGATACGTACAATGTGGTGGATTCTAAAGAAGCAGACAGTTTGTTGAATGAAAATGAAGAGGATTATTTGACATTGGACACGTCGTCGGATGATATTTTGAAGGATATCGACGCGTTGCTCAAAGATAAAACGTGGAGGCGAAGCTAA
- the LOC100647711 gene encoding zinc finger CCCH domain-containing protein 11A isoform X2: MEHSHKNTDCYFFYYSTCTKGDNCPFRHEPSALGCETMCVYWKQGKCFDEHCNFRHMELRKNRKSIPCYWETQPGGCRKPHCSFMHKNARTITNDPINPVKNFDLTSKTMNQEWSNRQDDTKYDGSSTESDQGRGSSEAGSFIGSPAVDPLIVKFEEESDNESVPSPVKPQLRVPYCKTYEEIRLEEIQAESAAYYSYKAEDYQSDASDGKIKTRRTKQICRYLPMRNDSSDKKELDFEVLSLDEIRRRKYKGFEENKIRSTESMDSINTKESTECLKDAVETEAEFKEAISVRGVKRHLKNVEEDTSKCKVKCNNDRSAISSSVPPVKLRRSPKRLSLLHSEERDGKIGQEEPIEEKKEGFGRNSPESSSIERLNESNSTSSNSRPRKNEVEVRLCDSSTNEDQVQLEISEEKKSVDTYNVVDSKEADSLLNENEEDYLTLDTSSDDILKDIDALLKDKTWRRS, encoded by the exons ATGGAGCACAGTCATAAGAATACCGACTgttattttttctattactcAACATGCACAAag gGTGATAACTGTCCATTTAGACATGAACCATCTGCCTTGGGTTGTGAAACAATGTGCGTATATTGGAAGCAGGGCAAATGCTTTGATGAACATTGTAACTTTAGGCATATGGAATTAAGA AAAAATCGCAAGTCGATCCCATGTTATTGGGAAACACAACCTGGCGGTTGTAGAAAACCACACTGTTCATTTATGCATAAAAATGCTCGTACAATTACTAATGATCCTATTAATCCagtaaaaaattttgatttaacaTCAAAAACAATGAATCAAGAATGGTCAAATCGTCAAG ATGACACAAAATATGATGGTAGTAGTACTGAATCAGATCAAGGTAGAGGAAGCAGTGAAGCAGGCAGTTTTATTGGCAGTCCAGCTGTTGATCCTCTTATCGTCAAATTTGAAGAAG AATCGGACAATGAAAGTGTACCGTCTCCGGTAAAGCCGCAGCTGAGGGTACCATACTGCAAAACATACGAGGAGATTCGTCTGGAGGAGATTCAAGCCGAAAGCGCCGCCTACTATTCCTATAAGGCTGAAGACTATCAAAGTGATGCTAGTGACGGGAAGATCAAGACCCGTAGGACCAAACAAATCTGTCGGTATCTGCCAATGCGCAACGATTCGAGCGACAAAAAAGAATTGGACTTCGAGGTTCTCTCATTGGATGAGATTCGTCGCCGAAAATACAAAggttttgaagaaaataaaatcagAAGCACAGAATCGATGGATTCAATCAATACAAAGGAATCGACAGAATGTCTGAAAGACGCCGTAGAAACAGAGGCTGAATTTAAAGAAGCAATTTCTGTTAGAGGAGTGAAGAGACATTTGAAAAATGTAGAAGAGGACACTTCTAAGTGCAAAGTGAAGTGTAATAACGATCGTAGCGCCATCTCGAGCAGTGTGCCGCCTGTGAAGCTCAGAAGATCTCCAAAGAGGTTAAGTTTGCTGCACAGTGAAGAACGAGATGGAAAAATTGGTCAAGAGGAGCcaatcgaagaaaagaaagaaggattTGGTAGAAATAGTCCCGAATCAAGTTCTATAGAAAGATTGAACGAATCAAATTCGACGAGTTCGAATAGTAGACCTAGGAAGAATGAAGTTGAGGTTAGATTATGTGATAGCAGCACGAACGAGGATCAGGTGCAATTAGAAATAAGTGAAGAGAAGAAATCGGTTGATACGTACAATGTGGTGGATTCTAAAGAAGCAGACAGTTTGTTGAATGAAAATGAAGAGGATTATTTGACATTGGACACGTCGTCGGATGATATTTTGAAGGATATCGACGCGTTGCTCAAAGATAAAACGTGGAGGCGAAGCTAA